Proteins encoded in a region of the Triticum dicoccoides isolate Atlit2015 ecotype Zavitan chromosome 3A, WEW_v2.0, whole genome shotgun sequence genome:
- the LOC119269088 gene encoding uncharacterized protein LOC119269088 translates to MMSGNTQQQQSAAAAEEEQELARKHAAAVATSRQWSSQTESRIVRVSRVFGGKDRHSKVKTVKGLRDRRVRLSVQTAIQLYDLQDRLGLNQPSKVVDWLLNAARHEIDKLPPLQFPPHQVDLMDHMMTSSSMPLMPHVDDKFCHFASTLAGDGGVKAGADADGGGAHHNMGRFGYHRFMGLNNNSLGLVNSGMPYNFTGESWNNSSVHQSGGAGSPQVSIAAAAAAHHSAFPSLLSLAPRSHQLVYYSSEADQFPVDDLGSQSLSLSSARAFHDQTGS, encoded by the coding sequence ATGATGAGCGGCAACACCCAGCAGCagcagtcggcggcggcggcggaggaggagcaggAGTTAGCGCGGAAGCACGCGGCCGCGGTGGCTACGTCGCGGCAATGGTCGTCCCAGACGGAGTCACGGATAGTGCGCGTGTCGCGCGTCTTCGGCGGCAAGGACCGCCACAGCAAGGTGAAGACCGTCAAGGGTCTCCGCGACCGGCGCGTGCGGCTGTCCGTGCAGACGGCGATCCAGCTCTACGACCTGCAGGACCGGCTGGGCCTTAACCAGCCCAGCAAGGTCGTCGACTGGCTGCTCAACGCGGCCCGCCACGAGATCGACAAGCTGCCGCCGCTCCAGTTCCCGCCGCACCAGGTCGACCTCATGGACCACATGATGACCTCCTCCTCCATGCCGCTCATGCCGCACGTCGATGACAAGTTCTGCCACTTCGCGTCCACGCTTGCCGGAGATGGTGGCGTCAAGGCCGGGGCCGACGCAGATGGCGGTGGAGCTCACCACAACATGGGGAGGTTCGGCTACCACCGGTTCATGGGGCTCAATAACAACTCCCTGGGACTGGTCAACAGCGGGATGCCATACAATTTCACCGGCGAGTCATGGAATAATAGCAGTGTGCACCAGAGCGGCGGCGCTGGCTCGCCACAGGTCTCGATTGCTGCCGCCGCCGCGGCTCACCACTCGGCATTCCCGTCGTTACTCTCCTTGGCTCCAAGGTCGCATCAGCTGGTTTACTACTCGTCCGAGGCCGATCAGTTCCCAGTTGATGACCTGGGCTCCCAAAGCTTATCCTTGAGCTCGGCGAGAGCTTTCCATGACCAGACAGGGAGCTAG